One Deltaproteobacteria bacterium DNA window includes the following coding sequences:
- a CDS encoding HAD-IC family P-type ATPase has product MTPKPWHTLSAEEAIAILTTDIHAGLEIQEVVKRQTQYGPNSLPSGKKVSLLKVIAHQFMSPLIYLLLAAAGIALYLGEVKDSIVIMVVVFLNAVIGAIQEGRAERSIDSLRKLSTLNVRAIRGGKEIVCEAIDLVPGDIALLAAGDAVPADCRLLTAQSLETSEAILTGESMPVAKDELPCPLDASLGDRTCMLYSGTYVTAGRASAVVVATGSHSEIGRLAVQTAEAVDPMSPLEQRIDRFSKHIVVAALILFASIMLIGWLRSLPMTEVFMVAISQMVSMVPEGLPIAMTIALAVGVQRMAKRGVIIRRLAAVEALGSISVICSDKTGTLTRNEMTVTTLWLADGRMIEVSGSGYEPQGYFRHQDQVLNPSADNQLKELLIAAALCNDAALLPPDAEDSRWRPVGDPTEAALLTLALKAGLPQEVLKDILPRHDEIPFESATKMMATSHIGDSRRCVFIKGAFEEVITLCGYRLHAGHAQPLDWTQIKRISKIAHELAERALRVLAFAVVDGHGLADGRGNRRGYDSVRGNATFLGLVGQIDPPRLEVRDAVAACRRAGIRPVMITGDHKATALAIAQILDIYRSGDLVTDGRELSALSDADLKKQAPSTAVFARVHPSEKQRIVAALQANRQVVAMTGDGVNDAPALAGADVGVAMGITGTEVAKSAAKMIITDDNFATIVAGIEEGRLVHRNLKKAVLYLVATSMAEVLVLLLSLIAGYPPPLAAVQILWINLVTEGTVTVNLIMEPLEGDEMHRRPVRPHEALINRDILARIALMTPLIAAIVLGWFVHRLREGIEFAQVQTETFTLLAVTQWFNVLNCRSSTKSSLTTDILRNKWLLGGLLVSNLAQIAVVYWRPLGDLFHTVPIRLTEVFKIGLVGSTVLWVEEIRKCLVRRRLRRSALFAVLKT; this is encoded by the coding sequence ATGACTCCGAAGCCATGGCACACATTAAGTGCGGAGGAGGCTATCGCCATCCTCACGACGGACATTCATGCGGGCTTAGAGATTCAAGAGGTCGTGAAGCGCCAAACGCAATATGGCCCCAATTCCCTCCCATCCGGGAAAAAAGTCTCTTTACTGAAGGTGATTGCCCACCAGTTTATGAGCCCACTGATCTATCTCCTACTTGCCGCGGCGGGCATTGCTCTTTACCTTGGCGAAGTCAAAGACTCGATCGTCATCATGGTTGTGGTCTTTCTAAATGCTGTGATTGGTGCGATCCAGGAGGGTCGGGCCGAGCGTTCCATCGACTCCCTACGCAAACTATCGACGCTAAACGTACGCGCGATACGAGGCGGTAAAGAAATTGTTTGCGAGGCCATTGATTTAGTGCCTGGCGATATAGCCCTGCTTGCTGCAGGTGACGCGGTTCCTGCAGACTGCCGTCTCCTCACAGCCCAAAGCCTTGAGACTTCAGAAGCGATCCTTACTGGCGAGTCAATGCCAGTGGCCAAAGATGAGCTTCCTTGCCCCCTCGATGCGAGCCTCGGCGATCGAACCTGCATGCTTTACTCTGGCACATATGTGACTGCAGGTCGCGCAAGTGCCGTCGTCGTCGCAACTGGCAGCCACAGCGAGATAGGCCGTCTTGCAGTGCAAACAGCCGAGGCCGTGGACCCAATGTCGCCTCTCGAACAGCGAATTGATCGCTTCAGCAAACACATTGTTGTCGCAGCACTAATATTGTTTGCGAGCATCATGCTCATTGGATGGCTTCGTAGCCTACCGATGACTGAGGTGTTCATGGTGGCAATCAGTCAGATGGTATCTATGGTGCCGGAAGGCCTCCCCATCGCAATGACTATTGCACTTGCTGTTGGCGTGCAGAGGATGGCTAAACGAGGCGTGATTATTCGCCGGCTTGCGGCAGTCGAGGCTCTCGGTTCAATCTCGGTGATCTGTAGTGACAAGACCGGAACTCTAACTCGCAACGAAATGACCGTGACCACTTTATGGTTAGCCGATGGACGCATGATAGAGGTTAGCGGAAGTGGCTATGAGCCGCAGGGCTACTTTCGCCACCAGGACCAGGTCCTGAATCCATCCGCCGATAATCAGCTTAAAGAATTGCTGATTGCTGCAGCCCTCTGCAATGATGCTGCCTTGCTTCCACCTGATGCCGAAGACTCTAGGTGGCGCCCCGTAGGAGACCCAACTGAGGCAGCTCTCCTGACCCTAGCCCTCAAGGCCGGCCTACCCCAGGAAGTGCTTAAGGATATCCTCCCCCGTCACGACGAGATCCCCTTTGAATCCGCTACCAAAATGATGGCCACATCGCATATAGGTGACTCGCGGCGGTGTGTGTTCATCAAGGGAGCCTTTGAGGAAGTGATTACACTTTGCGGCTATCGCCTGCACGCCGGTCACGCGCAGCCACTAGATTGGACTCAGATCAAACGGATCTCCAAAATAGCCCATGAACTAGCAGAACGAGCGCTGCGAGTGTTGGCTTTTGCTGTCGTCGATGGTCATGGATTGGCTGACGGCCGAGGAAACCGGCGGGGATACGATAGCGTCCGAGGTAACGCGACCTTCCTAGGGCTGGTTGGCCAAATCGATCCGCCGCGCTTAGAAGTACGCGATGCCGTCGCCGCATGTAGACGCGCAGGGATTCGTCCCGTCATGATTACTGGTGATCATAAAGCAACTGCCTTGGCAATAGCCCAGATCCTCGACATTTATCGCTCCGGCGATCTGGTCACTGACGGCCGCGAGTTAAGCGCTTTGTCAGATGCAGACTTGAAAAAGCAAGCACCCAGCACCGCCGTATTTGCGCGCGTCCACCCATCAGAAAAACAACGTATCGTCGCCGCGCTACAGGCAAATAGGCAGGTCGTTGCCATGACGGGTGATGGTGTCAATGATGCTCCAGCTCTTGCTGGTGCCGACGTTGGCGTAGCCATGGGAATCACCGGAACGGAGGTTGCAAAATCTGCGGCAAAGATGATTATAACTGACGACAATTTTGCCACCATTGTCGCTGGCATCGAAGAGGGAAGATTAGTCCATCGCAACCTCAAAAAAGCAGTGCTCTATCTGGTTGCAACCTCAATGGCAGAAGTCCTCGTCCTCCTGCTGTCCTTGATAGCAGGCTATCCACCGCCATTGGCTGCAGTCCAGATCTTATGGATCAATCTCGTTACTGAAGGTACCGTCACGGTTAATCTGATCATGGAGCCACTCGAAGGTGATGAGATGCACCGCCGCCCAGTCAGACCGCATGAGGCTCTCATCAACAGAGATATTCTTGCGAGAATCGCATTGATGACGCCACTGATAGCGGCCATTGTCCTGGGTTGGTTCGTTCATCGACTGCGAGAGGGCATAGAATTTGCGCAGGTGCAGACTGAAACCTTTACGCTGCTGGCAGTCACGCAATGGTTTAACGTGCTGAATTGTCGCTCCTCAACCAAGTCATCTTTGACGACTGACATACTTCGGAATAAATGGTTGTTAGGAGGACTGCTCGTGAGCAATTTGGCACAAATAGCTGTAGTATATTGGCGCCCCTTAGGTGATCTCTTCCATACCGTACCCATAAGACTAACAGAGGTTTTTAAAATCGGACTGGTCGGCAGTACCGTGCTTTGGGTAGAGGAAATTCGCAAATGCCTAGTACGTCGACGCTTAAGAAGAAGTGCGCTATTTGCGGTCCTTAAGACCTAA
- a CDS encoding ROK family protein, giving the protein MLFGIDLGGTKIELLAMQPDGSEVLRHRIATPRGSYDGIVGAIVQLIQESERKLGESGSIGIGIPGTHVADTGLIKNANTTELNGRPLWQDLEQRLGRSVRISNDANCFALSEATDGAAAGEPVVFGVILGTGCGGGLVVHGRCIAGRNGIGGEWGHNPLPRPTAADLPAPPCFCGHVGCIETYCSGPAFARDYKAATGDDLKPAAIVAAAEAGNAAAKAAYDRFLERLAKSLALVINIVDPDCIVIGGGMSHLQRIYEEVPKLWLAHVFSDRVSTRLVQAKHGDSSGVRGAARLWS; this is encoded by the coding sequence ATGCTGTTTGGAATCGACCTCGGCGGCACCAAGATAGAGCTCCTGGCAATGCAGCCAGACGGCTCCGAAGTGTTGCGCCACCGCATTGCTACCCCCCGTGGCAGCTACGATGGAATCGTGGGTGCCATCGTCCAATTGATTCAGGAGTCCGAACGCAAATTGGGTGAGAGCGGCTCTATTGGTATCGGCATCCCCGGCACCCACGTAGCCGACACGGGCCTTATCAAAAACGCCAACACTACCGAGCTCAATGGGCGCCCGCTTTGGCAGGATCTCGAACAACGTCTGGGGCGATCCGTACGCATTTCCAACGACGCCAACTGTTTCGCACTGTCTGAAGCCACGGACGGCGCTGCAGCCGGCGAGCCCGTTGTTTTTGGCGTCATCCTAGGTACCGGCTGTGGCGGTGGCCTGGTGGTTCACGGACGCTGTATCGCAGGTCGCAACGGTATCGGTGGCGAATGGGGCCACAACCCGCTGCCACGCCCGACAGCGGCAGATCTACCGGCGCCGCCCTGTTTCTGTGGTCACGTGGGCTGCATCGAGACCTACTGCTCAGGTCCGGCGTTTGCCCGTGACTATAAGGCGGCAACTGGCGATGATCTGAAGCCAGCCGCCATCGTAGCCGCGGCTGAAGCAGGCAACGCTGCGGCCAAAGCCGCTTACGACCGCTTTCTTGAGCGGCTTGCGAAATCACTAGCGCTCGTCATCAATATCGTCGACCCCGACTGCATTGTCATCGGCGGCGGCATGTCTCATCTGCAAAGAATCTACGAAGAAGTGCCTAAACTCTGGCTTGCCCACGTCTTCTCCGATCGCGTCTCGACACGACTGGTGCAAGCTAAACACGGCGATTCCAGTGGTGTGCGCGGCGCCGCCAGACTCTGGAGCTGA
- a CDS encoding trypsin-like serine protease produces the protein MRILLLSLLVSLLGTSCQSIKASQPKVTNGIEEPDFPYVVQIQMNGRSYCTGSFLNDSLLLTAAHCVDRASFVKFGNVSVESEFIFIHPRWPSGGESCKLPRDPRYDLAYVKFPKGTYSGPTFGKVATQSARPNEEIKIVGFGNSLITPFDRFCYIPRAKDDDGH, from the coding sequence ATGCGTATCTTGCTTCTTTCGCTACTCGTATCTTTGTTAGGAACTTCCTGCCAATCTATCAAGGCAAGTCAGCCAAAGGTCACTAATGGGATCGAGGAGCCTGATTTTCCTTATGTCGTCCAGATTCAAATGAACGGTCGTAGCTACTGCACAGGAAGTTTTCTGAATGACAGTCTTCTTTTGACTGCTGCTCATTGCGTCGATCGTGCCAGTTTTGTTAAGTTTGGGAATGTTAGCGTGGAATCAGAATTTATTTTTATTCATCCAAGATGGCCGAGTGGCGGTGAGTCATGCAAGCTGCCGCGTGATCCACGTTACGATTTGGCTTACGTAAAGTTTCCCAAGGGAACATACTCTGGTCCGACATTTGGCAAGGTGGCGACGCAATCTGCACGTCCAAATGAAGAGATCAAAATAGTCGGCTTCGGAAACTCTCTAATCACTCCGTTTGATCGGTTTTGCTATATTCCACGAGCTAAAGATGACGATGGTCATTGA
- a CDS encoding universal stress protein, producing the protein MALRTRHTPTTTNSSILETDLQKSAVTGAPNRTACTRTPYICRRDLSMLFCGIIWPFFDDWAETDLRISIYQESPMKILVGVDEIATAERLSAQVASLGFANAKVDLAFAIEILGAAVAVRPDTAHTSVVNEFVRMQTELAKSVLSGSEKAFKDKGLPTTTKVLTGMTGNALVNHAKETAADLLVVGHSGKNALERVIIGSVSRKVLLSAQQSILISKQPESAVKPVTLVLATDHSDYANRCIDKLLSWKPQNVERVVVTTVYPEQLLKAMGAVIEHFKADVSTWVKDGLAKNNATIVDKVKSTLPSAKVTSRVESGYVSDTLERVMKEEKADLLVLGAQGHGFVDLITLGSVSLDQAVRHDYSVLVVRA; encoded by the coding sequence ATGGCATTGAGGACCAGGCATACTCCGACGACGACCAACTCTTCCATTCTTGAGACAGACCTCCAAAAATCGGCGGTTACCGGGGCACCTAACCGGACTGCTTGCACTCGCACGCCTTATATTTGTCGCCGGGATCTTAGCATGTTATTCTGTGGCATTATATGGCCCTTTTTTGATGACTGGGCCGAGACTGATCTGAGAATTTCTATATATCAGGAGTCCCCCATGAAAATTTTAGTTGGAGTCGATGAAATAGCAACCGCGGAGCGACTCAGTGCGCAAGTGGCATCACTTGGGTTTGCCAATGCCAAAGTAGACTTAGCGTTTGCTATAGAAATCCTGGGTGCAGCAGTCGCAGTGAGACCAGACACCGCTCATACCTCTGTAGTGAATGAATTCGTCAGAATGCAAACTGAGCTCGCTAAATCAGTCCTTTCCGGCAGCGAGAAGGCGTTTAAAGACAAGGGTCTACCAACCACAACAAAAGTTTTGACTGGCATGACGGGAAATGCCCTTGTTAATCACGCGAAAGAAACCGCTGCTGATTTACTTGTGGTTGGACATTCGGGCAAGAATGCTTTAGAGCGCGTCATTATAGGCAGTGTAAGTCGCAAGGTACTCCTGAGCGCTCAACAAAGTATACTTATCAGCAAGCAGCCTGAGAGTGCAGTCAAGCCTGTGACATTGGTATTGGCTACCGATCATTCCGACTATGCCAATCGTTGTATCGACAAGTTGCTTTCCTGGAAGCCACAAAATGTGGAGCGCGTGGTTGTCACTACGGTGTACCCAGAACAGCTCTTAAAAGCCATGGGAGCAGTCATCGAGCACTTTAAGGCCGACGTGTCGACCTGGGTCAAAGATGGCCTGGCTAAAAACAACGCTACGATCGTCGATAAGGTGAAGTCTACGCTACCCTCGGCCAAAGTCACCTCTCGGGTCGAATCGGGTTACGTGAGTGACACCCTGGAACGTGTGATGAAGGAGGAAAAAGCTGACCTCCTCGTTCTTGGAGCTCAGGGCCACGGATTCGTTGACCTCATTACTTTGGGGAGTGTGTCGCTTGACCAGGCAGTACGCCACGATTACTCGGTACTAGTGGTACGAGCTTAA
- the hemW gene encoding radical SAM family heme chaperone HemW, whose amino-acid sequence MTMTKKLGLYLHIPYCAALCSYCDFAKTANHTPALMAQYVRALEEQARAWLNSHLLADARSGGISSVFFGGGTPSLFAAELAPVLATVRPFLQVDAEVSLEANPDDLTESRLQCWRDIGVNRLSVGVQSFDGDALSTLGRTHDAALAKDRISRALRYFPNLNVDLIYGWPGQTVSSWQQDLAAVIALGVPHLSLYCLTFESRTVLGRKSERGMIAAPVDDHVAHLYQVACDHLGAAGYEHEEVSNWSKTGHSCRHNWLYWQDHYFIGIGAGAHGYLSAGDPWGMRYAYPRNDRVFGKPQPASLRADTTAAFAASLGATVDAERTAESWLTELVGSGLRTKKGVNIITAAERCGLRFKPTVHVDAALRDGILRLDDEGTLTLRPDEWFRESGWCVEVLRSCVEI is encoded by the coding sequence ATGACTATGACCAAGAAGCTCGGACTGTACCTACATATTCCCTACTGCGCAGCGCTTTGCAGCTACTGTGACTTTGCCAAGACGGCAAATCATACGCCCGCGCTCATGGCCCAATATGTGAGGGCCTTGGAGGAACAGGCTCGAGCTTGGCTCAATTCACATTTGTTGGCAGATGCAAGGTCTGGGGGTATCAGCTCGGTATTCTTTGGTGGCGGGACACCGAGTTTATTTGCTGCTGAACTCGCACCCGTCTTGGCAACAGTCCGCCCGTTTCTTCAAGTTGATGCTGAGGTCAGCTTGGAGGCGAATCCGGACGATCTCACTGAGTCGCGACTTCAGTGCTGGCGTGACATCGGGGTGAATCGCTTATCGGTCGGGGTGCAGTCGTTTGATGGGGATGCTTTAAGCACTTTGGGACGCACACATGACGCTGCCCTTGCCAAAGACCGGATCAGTCGCGCACTGCGGTACTTCCCCAATCTCAATGTCGATCTGATTTATGGTTGGCCTGGACAAACAGTGAGTAGCTGGCAGCAAGATTTAGCTGCAGTGATAGCCCTGGGTGTGCCGCATCTGAGCCTTTATTGCCTCACTTTTGAGTCGCGTACGGTACTCGGTCGCAAATCTGAGCGTGGCATGATCGCAGCGCCAGTTGATGATCACGTAGCACATCTTTATCAGGTGGCCTGCGATCACTTGGGAGCCGCTGGGTACGAGCACGAAGAAGTGTCCAATTGGTCTAAGACCGGACATAGCTGCCGCCATAATTGGCTTTACTGGCAGGATCATTATTTTATCGGTATCGGTGCTGGGGCTCATGGTTACTTGTCGGCGGGCGATCCTTGGGGCATGCGCTACGCCTATCCGCGCAATGATCGCGTCTTTGGCAAGCCTCAACCTGCTAGCCTACGGGCAGATACGACGGCTGCTTTTGCCGCGTCGCTTGGAGCCACGGTTGACGCGGAACGTACGGCCGAATCCTGGCTCACCGAGCTTGTGGGCTCCGGCCTGCGGACCAAAAAAGGCGTCAACATCATCACTGCAGCGGAGCGATGTGGGCTGCGGTTTAAGCCCACAGTGCATGTAGATGCCGCACTCAGAGACGGCATCCTAAGGCTTGATGACGAAGGAACCCTAACTCTCAGGCCAGATGAGTGGTTCCGCGAGTCAGGGTGGTGTGTCGAAGTTTTGAGGTCTTGTGTTGAGATCTGA
- a CDS encoding IS3 family transposase: IIDVFSRKVVGWSTRSDLKVDIVMAAFDMAYRMRRPDRSIIFHSDKGGQYKAKKFRRRLRRRGFSQSMTGIDHCYDNAVAESFFGTLKTELIRGEVYESRELAAAAIFEYIEVFYNRTRLHSSLGYHSPEQYERNIA; this comes from the coding sequence ATTATCGACGTTTTTAGCCGTAAAGTTGTGGGATGGAGCACCCGGAGTGACTTGAAGGTCGATATCGTCATGGCGGCATTTGATATGGCCTACCGTATGAGACGTCCCGACCGTTCAATAATTTTCCATAGTGACAAGGGTGGGCAATACAAGGCCAAGAAGTTTCGCCGTCGGTTGCGCCGCCGCGGGTTCAGTCAAAGCATGACTGGCATTGACCATTGCTACGATAATGCTGTCGCTGAGAGCTTTTTTGGGACATTGAAGACTGAACTAATCCGAGGTGAGGTGTATGAATCAAGAGAGCTAGCCGCTGCAGCTATTTTCGAGTACATCGAAGTGTTTTATAATCGGACTAGGTTGCACTCGTCACTGGGATATCACTCGCCCGAGCAGTATGAGCGGAATATCGCTTAG
- a CDS encoding HlyC/CorC family transporter, whose product MEELVVVGVCLVLNAILAAYEMAFVAVPRPELRRLAEAGGKYAEATLKLRENPERTLSIIQVGITLVGAVAAAVGGAGAAETIEPYLMNNFNLSQSSAEWIAIVIVVVPITYLNVILGELVPKSLALRNPIRILIYGARWFAIADRFLAPVITLLEWSTKRVIALLFPAEPKVESADSAPIALELESFSPTHRRFILNLVDLESRRLKEIMIPWTDVACVNVASNIEQVNKVVLASGHTRLPVVQTVDGALPRLIGMLHTKEYATLRDSGEKEWTAIIRQPILANPLDLALNTLRQMQTKRSHMAIVMSSAGQPVGLVTLEDILEEIVGEIYDEDDDGRVRQLFAAKARLKLGLKDRK is encoded by the coding sequence ATGGAAGAGTTGGTCGTCGTCGGAGTATGCCTGGTCCTCAATGCCATTCTGGCAGCGTATGAAATGGCTTTTGTCGCGGTCCCCAGACCTGAACTGCGTCGCTTAGCAGAAGCTGGGGGCAAGTATGCGGAGGCTACCCTAAAGTTAAGAGAAAATCCTGAGAGGACGCTGTCGATTATTCAAGTCGGCATCACGCTAGTTGGTGCGGTCGCTGCGGCTGTCGGTGGTGCAGGTGCGGCCGAGACTATAGAACCCTATCTGATGAACAATTTTAATTTAAGTCAATCGTCGGCAGAGTGGATTGCGATTGTAATTGTGGTAGTGCCAATCACTTATCTAAATGTCATCCTAGGTGAGCTTGTGCCTAAATCTTTGGCTCTACGTAATCCTATACGAATCCTAATATACGGTGCACGTTGGTTTGCGATCGCTGATAGGTTTCTGGCACCTGTTATTACTTTGCTCGAATGGTCCACTAAGCGTGTCATAGCTTTGCTATTTCCTGCGGAACCTAAGGTTGAAAGCGCCGATAGTGCACCGATCGCTCTTGAACTAGAATCTTTTTCACCTACCCACCGGCGCTTTATCCTGAATCTAGTAGACCTGGAATCGCGCCGGCTCAAGGAGATCATGATTCCTTGGACGGATGTGGCATGTGTCAATGTCGCAAGTAATATTGAACAGGTAAATAAGGTAGTACTCGCCTCGGGTCATACCCGCTTACCAGTCGTACAAACTGTGGACGGCGCATTGCCGCGTCTTATAGGTATGCTGCATACGAAAGAATATGCCACGTTGCGAGATAGCGGAGAGAAAGAGTGGACGGCGATCATCAGGCAGCCTATCTTAGCTAATCCTCTCGACTTGGCGCTAAATACTTTGCGTCAAATGCAGACCAAGCGTAGCCACATGGCAATTGTCATGTCTAGCGCAGGACAACCAGTAGGGCTAGTTACCTTAGAAGACATCTTAGAGGAGATCGTCGGAGAAATTTACGACGAGGACGACGATGGGCGAGTGCGGCAGCTATTTGCTGCCAAGGCTCGACTTAAGTTAGGTCTTAAGGACCGCAAATAG
- a CDS encoding class I SAM-dependent RNA methyltransferase, which translates to MNGWPQVRQGALAPHAARRRGDPALTLRLTVEKMAYGAKGIARHEGKVYFIADAVVGDIIEGQVTQDHGRYADVAIDKLIEASPLRGPAACRYAGDCGGCQWMGIAYEEQLSWKQNFVVSALSRIGKLPDGFTVEMIGSPAAHGYRNRVLIRLHHHVDGTMNVGYFRRQSRDLVPITACAIAAPAINQLIANLRNLTLEQPEAFTVRMEIQEIPATERGSLLVTVYPGDGNRETISRFTALVAELPGVHWAGLVFDLRNAPNVHFESDLDRNFATKPGQFQQVNLELNRTLRRLVLDYVEKVRPSRILDVFCGSGNLSLPLADGTRYVEGVEANRDAIAVAKHNASVNQLSNVVYLTGDAEKHLWKVSRGGEQFDMVILDPPRQGFPKGVVPLKNLDPQSMIYVSCDPTTLARDLAYLCRADHYMVKRVVALDFFPNTYHVETVVFLEKNENIPVTSDQ; encoded by the coding sequence ATGAACGGGTGGCCGCAGGTAAGGCAAGGCGCGCTCGCTCCCCACGCCGCGCGGCGACGAGGAGACCCAGCCCTGACTCTGAGACTAACAGTTGAGAAAATGGCCTACGGCGCCAAGGGTATAGCCCGGCACGAAGGCAAGGTATATTTCATCGCCGACGCCGTAGTTGGTGACATCATCGAGGGTCAGGTCACGCAGGACCACGGGCGCTACGCTGACGTCGCTATCGACAAGTTGATTGAAGCTAGTCCCTTGCGAGGTCCCGCTGCCTGCCGGTACGCGGGAGACTGCGGTGGCTGCCAGTGGATGGGCATCGCCTACGAAGAGCAGCTCAGCTGGAAACAAAATTTTGTCGTCTCAGCCCTGAGCCGGATCGGCAAATTGCCGGACGGGTTCACGGTAGAGATGATCGGGTCACCAGCAGCCCATGGCTACCGTAACCGCGTTTTGATCCGCCTCCACCATCACGTGGACGGCACGATGAATGTCGGCTACTTTCGCCGTCAAAGCCGCGACCTCGTACCTATCACCGCCTGTGCCATTGCGGCTCCAGCGATAAATCAACTCATCGCCAATTTGCGCAACTTAACTCTGGAGCAGCCAGAGGCTTTCACCGTACGCATGGAAATTCAGGAAATTCCGGCGACGGAGCGCGGCAGTCTCCTAGTAACGGTCTACCCCGGTGACGGTAACCGCGAGACAATTTCTCGGTTTACTGCGCTCGTTGCAGAATTACCTGGAGTGCATTGGGCTGGACTGGTGTTTGATTTAAGAAACGCGCCTAACGTTCACTTTGAATCTGATCTGGATCGCAATTTCGCCACGAAACCGGGTCAATTTCAGCAAGTAAATTTAGAGCTAAACCGCACCCTACGCCGTTTGGTCCTAGACTACGTCGAGAAGGTGAGACCAAGCCGTATCCTGGATGTCTTCTGCGGTAGTGGCAATCTGTCGCTACCTCTGGCCGATGGAACTCGCTACGTCGAAGGTGTTGAGGCTAATCGTGATGCCATAGCTGTAGCCAAACACAACGCGTCAGTGAATCAATTAAGCAATGTGGTTTACTTGACGGGCGACGCCGAAAAGCATCTATGGAAGGTCTCCCGCGGTGGCGAGCAGTTTGACATGGTCATTCTCGATCCCCCACGGCAGGGATTTCCTAAAGGTGTCGTGCCCCTGAAGAACCTCGATCCCCAGTCCATGATTTACGTGAGCTGTGATCCCACAACACTGGCGAGGGATCTCGCCTATTTGTGTCGTGCTGATCACTACATGGTTAAACGCGTGGTGGCCCTGGATTTCTTCCCCAACACGTACCATGTAGAGACCGTCGTATTTCTAGAGAAAAACGAGAACATCCCGGTAACTAGCGACCAATAA